One genomic segment of Ricinus communis isolate WT05 ecotype wild-type chromosome 5, ASM1957865v1, whole genome shotgun sequence includes these proteins:
- the LOC8263910 gene encoding protein GLUTAMINE DUMPER 5, with protein sequence MRPTSNSTTAAAAAGFWHWSSPIPYLFGGLALILGIIAVALIILACSYRKSLSNESTEDGHEEKPGARQVEIMVDSDEPKIAVIMAGDDNPTFLAKPKPKPKPKPETAPEPQPAVCNCQKKEQV encoded by the coding sequence ATGAGGCCTACAAGCAACTCTACAAcagctgctgctgctgcaggATTTTGGCATTGGAGCTCTCCTATCCCTTACCTGTTCGGTGGGTTAGCACTGATATTGGGTATTATTGCTGTGGCTTTGATAATTCTTGCCTGCTCTTATAGGAAGTCCCTATCTAATGAATCAACAGAAGATGGTCATGAAGAGAAACCAGGTGCTAGGCAAGTGGAAATAATGGTGGATTCTGATGAGCCAAAGATTGCTGTTATCATGGCTGGCGATGATAATCCTACTTTCTTGGCTAAGCCTAAGCCTAAGCCTAAGCCTAAGCCTGAGACTGCGCCCGAGCCTCAGCCTGCTGTTTGCAACTGCCagaaaaaagaacaagtttAA
- the LOC8263911 gene encoding protein GLUTAMINE DUMPER 4: MRPVSNSTTTAGFWHWSSPMPYLFGGLALMLGVIAVALIILACSYRKSLSDESRGDGHEEKPGAKQAELTVDSDEPKIVVIMAGDDNPTFLAKPKPKPRLEPAVVVCNCQKIEQV, from the coding sequence ATGAGGCCTGTAAGCAACTCTACAACAACTGCTGGATTTTGGCATTGGAGCTCTCCTATGCCTTACTTGTTTGGTGGGTTAGCACTGATGTTGGGTGTTATTGCTGTGGCTTTGATAATTCTGGCATGCTCTTACAGGAAGTCTTTGTCTGATGAATCAAGAGGAGATGGTCATGAAGAGAAACCAGGTGCTAAGCAAGCGGAACTAACGGTGGATTCTGATGAGCCAAAGATTGTTGTTATCATGGCTGGTGATGACAATCCTACTTTCTTGGCTAAGCCTAAGCCTAAGCCTAGGCTTGAGCCTGCAGTTGTTGTTTGCAATTGCCAGAAGATTGAACAAGTTTAG
- the LOC8263912 gene encoding biogenesis of lysosome-related organelles complex 1 subunit 2 isoform X1, translating to MLFEESRNSVREVKAVSSIGFVVMSAEKQKEVEVQDELADSLNDLFASVSTMVKGEIQGTNNLLDLLEKMNLRVAEEYKGFGDVASGLRVFVEQLQSKSGSFDEYVQQIDTIERQVTEFEAVISVLDQYVSMLESKVQSVYQHPPS from the exons ATGTTATTTGAG GAAAGCAGAAATAGTGTTAGAGAAGTGAAAGCTGTGTCTTCTATTGGATTCGTAGTGATGTCTGCTGAAAAGCAAAAGGAAGTAGAGGTTCAAGATGAACTTGCTGATTCATTAAACGATCTCTTCGCCAGTGTTTCAACCATGGTCAAAGGTGAAATTCAG GGGACAAACAATCTGTTGGATCTTTTGGAGAAAATGAATCTAAGAGTTGCTGAAGAGTATAAAGGTTTTGGTGATGTGGCTTCTGGGTTGAGGGTTTTCGTGGAGCAGTTGCAGTCAAAAAGTGGCAGTTTTGATGAGTATGTTCAGCAAATTGATACAATAGAGCGGCAAGTTACTGAATTTGAGGCTGTAATTTCAGTGCTTGATCAATATGTATCCATGTTAGAATCAAAAGTACAATCTGTGTACCAACATCCACCATCATaa
- the LOC8263912 gene encoding biogenesis of lysosome-related organelles complex 1 subunit 2 isoform X2: MSAEKQKEVEVQDELADSLNDLFASVSTMVKGEIQGTNNLLDLLEKMNLRVAEEYKGFGDVASGLRVFVEQLQSKSGSFDEYVQQIDTIERQVTEFEAVISVLDQYVSMLESKVQSVYQHPPS; the protein is encoded by the exons ATGTCTGCTGAAAAGCAAAAGGAAGTAGAGGTTCAAGATGAACTTGCTGATTCATTAAACGATCTCTTCGCCAGTGTTTCAACCATGGTCAAAGGTGAAATTCAG GGGACAAACAATCTGTTGGATCTTTTGGAGAAAATGAATCTAAGAGTTGCTGAAGAGTATAAAGGTTTTGGTGATGTGGCTTCTGGGTTGAGGGTTTTCGTGGAGCAGTTGCAGTCAAAAAGTGGCAGTTTTGATGAGTATGTTCAGCAAATTGATACAATAGAGCGGCAAGTTACTGAATTTGAGGCTGTAATTTCAGTGCTTGATCAATATGTATCCATGTTAGAATCAAAAGTACAATCTGTGTACCAACATCCACCATCATaa